A stretch of Leisingera sp. S132 DNA encodes these proteins:
- a CDS encoding site-specific integrase, whose product MAHIIERKRKDGSSAYLAQIAIKRKGQWAHRESRTFDKKSAANAWLRKRMKEIEAAGDDLRKIKAKGKTLRDALDKYLDTAGDKIGATKTQVLRTIRDEYDLSDKEADEIQSSDIVQFAQEIAARPGVASAATVQNYLSHLSAVFRISRSAWSIPLDYLAMQEAMHACKRLQITAKSRSRDRRPTLGELEALLAHFMEATAANPRTMPMHKVTLFALFSSRRESEITRARWDGLDKEHSRVFVKDMKHPGQKVGNDVWCDLPEQALKIAKSMPRKDERVFPFNPDTICTRFTRACKLLQIEDLRFHDLRHEGISRLFEMGNSIPQVAAVSGHRSWASLQRYTHLRQTGDKYEGWEWIDRVCQA is encoded by the coding sequence ATGGCCCATATTATCGAGCGCAAGCGCAAAGACGGTTCCTCCGCCTATCTCGCACAGATTGCCATCAAAAGAAAAGGTCAATGGGCACACCGCGAATCCCGAACATTCGACAAGAAGTCCGCCGCAAACGCTTGGCTGAGGAAGCGTATGAAGGAAATCGAAGCAGCGGGCGATGACCTTCGGAAGATCAAAGCCAAGGGGAAAACCCTACGAGACGCGCTAGACAAATACCTTGACACCGCAGGCGACAAGATAGGCGCCACAAAGACCCAGGTGCTTCGCACCATCAGGGATGAATATGATCTTTCCGACAAAGAGGCAGACGAGATCCAAAGCAGCGACATTGTGCAGTTTGCCCAAGAGATCGCTGCACGTCCGGGCGTAGCCTCTGCCGCCACGGTGCAAAACTACCTCTCCCACCTATCGGCCGTTTTCCGCATTTCGCGCTCCGCCTGGAGCATCCCCCTAGACTACCTAGCCATGCAGGAGGCGATGCACGCCTGCAAGCGCCTGCAGATCACTGCTAAGTCAAGATCAAGGGACCGTCGACCAACCTTGGGCGAATTGGAGGCCCTGCTGGCCCACTTCATGGAAGCCACGGCAGCGAACCCGCGCACGATGCCCATGCATAAGGTGACACTGTTCGCCCTTTTCTCAAGCCGCCGCGAATCCGAAATCACGCGCGCAAGATGGGACGGGCTGGATAAAGAGCATTCCCGGGTGTTCGTGAAGGACATGAAGCATCCAGGACAAAAGGTCGGGAACGACGTGTGGTGCGATCTGCCGGAGCAAGCCCTAAAAATTGCAAAGTCCATGCCCCGGAAGGATGAACGGGTTTTCCCCTTCAACCCCGATACCATCTGCACACGGTTCACCCGCGCTTGCAAACTTCTGCAGATAGAAGACCTGCGATTTCATGATCTACGGCACGAAGGCATTTCCCGGCTCTTTGAGATGGGCAATTCAATTCCGCAGGTTGCTGCAGTCTCCGGCCACCGCTCATGGGCCTCACTGCAGCGGTACACCCACCTCCGCCAAACAGGGGATAAGTACGAGGGCTGGGAATGGATTGACAGAGTGTGCCAAGCATGA
- a CDS encoding enhanced serine sensitivity protein SseB C-terminal domain-containing protein, whose amino-acid sequence MKAKDYPLPMVEIACDFCGRHGKYRKSRFIELVGENTELPQALSIIAADCSEDRVTPDNMRGRCRPFYAQNWWGAASKEPS is encoded by the coding sequence ATGAAGGCCAAAGACTATCCGCTGCCGATGGTCGAAATAGCCTGCGATTTCTGCGGGCGACATGGCAAATACAGAAAGAGCAGGTTCATTGAATTGGTCGGCGAGAACACCGAACTGCCGCAAGCGCTTTCTATCATCGCTGCCGACTGCTCAGAGGATCGAGTTACCCCCGACAACATGCGCGGGCGCTGCCGCCCCTTCTATGCGCAAAACTGGTGGGGCGCTGCCAGCAAGGAACCGAGCTGA
- a CDS encoding DUF2971 domain-containing protein, translating to MPTTLWHYTTFEVLEKILETKSLLASDFRALNDSQEFKVGLQSIRDFLVDWGGRFSTIFGTTDQEIETALMDVEERLNGQVLCFSAAADDLSMWRGYSSLAHGGQSVAIGFSSVDLAELGGAYQFQGPSRCEYTPGASFLGELPHVLYEDSAQRHLELSRFLMEFTKLIKSPHFEVEAEYRMTCSGTVSAIGGSQFKLIGGEYRRELPLVLPDCEVFEGLSRPLAIDSIMTGPKTNHGKVERFLENYFRLERVDCPRVQKSQIPFI from the coding sequence GTGCCAACAACCTTATGGCACTACACGACTTTCGAGGTTCTCGAAAAGATCCTAGAGACCAAGTCGCTTCTGGCGTCCGATTTTCGCGCCCTAAATGACTCGCAAGAATTTAAGGTGGGATTGCAGTCTATCAGGGATTTTCTCGTTGATTGGGGCGGTAGGTTCTCGACCATTTTTGGGACTACGGACCAGGAAATTGAAACGGCTCTGATGGACGTCGAGGAGAGGTTGAACGGGCAAGTTTTGTGTTTTTCTGCGGCCGCAGACGACCTATCTATGTGGCGAGGGTACAGCAGTCTCGCTCACGGCGGGCAGTCTGTTGCGATCGGATTTTCAAGCGTAGACTTGGCTGAGCTCGGAGGGGCTTACCAATTTCAAGGACCTAGTCGGTGCGAATACACGCCGGGTGCCTCCTTCTTGGGGGAATTACCTCACGTATTGTATGAAGATAGTGCACAAAGGCACCTGGAGCTTTCGCGTTTTTTGATGGAGTTTACGAAGCTCATTAAGAGCCCGCATTTCGAGGTTGAGGCGGAATACCGAATGACATGCAGCGGTACTGTAAGCGCGATTGGGGGCTCACAGTTTAAGCTGATTGGCGGGGAGTACCGAAGGGAGTTACCCTTGGTTCTACCTGATTGTGAAGTGTTTGAGGGGCTTTCAAGGCCTTTGGCCATCGATTCTATCATGACCGGCCCTAAGACGAACCACGGTAAAGTCGAGCGTTTTCTTGAAAACTATTTTCGGCTGGAGCGGGTAGATTGCCCCCGAGTTCAAAAATCTCAGATACCATTCATCTGA
- a CDS encoding thermonuclease family protein: protein MRLSLILLVFAVLAPPLWAGGLRVRDADTIVVSGTPVRLQGVDAPELDTGAGKDARRWMVNYLVGKSVECRLSGERTHDRHVGVCYADGVDIGAAVIAAGHALDCQRYSGGRYRRYETPAAKSRLRRARYCR, encoded by the coding sequence GTGCGGCTTTCATTGATCTTGCTGGTATTCGCGGTTCTTGCGCCGCCCCTTTGGGCTGGTGGGTTGAGGGTGCGCGATGCTGACACTATCGTCGTGAGCGGGACGCCGGTTCGATTGCAAGGGGTGGACGCGCCAGAGCTGGACACCGGCGCCGGTAAAGACGCCCGCCGCTGGATGGTCAACTATCTCGTTGGCAAATCGGTTGAGTGCCGTTTGAGTGGTGAGCGGACACATGACCGGCACGTCGGTGTTTGCTATGCGGACGGGGTTGACATCGGCGCCGCTGTCATAGCCGCCGGTCACGCCCTGGACTGTCAGCGGTACTCGGGCGGCCGGTATCGGCGCTATGAGACACCTGCCGCGAAATCGCGGCTGCGACGGGCGCGTTACTGCCGGTAA
- a CDS encoding lysozyme, with amino-acid sequence MKLIPNWKETLSGAWSVRLLVLAAFVSVLPLFISLVTPAMLGLDPLVFAIIAALVNMLAIFARVLVQPSSGLWRQFWRDESGAIRKRHIGVAAGVLALGIPLTAQWEGKENTAYWDSHGAVWTVCFGETRGVEQGDRYSDAECTSMLKKRWTEFHAGMSDCVDGFTDAPAGVQASVTSWAYNVGTGAACGSTLAKHLRARRYNAACNELPRWNLAGGRVLRGLVNRRQSERIMCLKALGAA; translated from the coding sequence ATGAAACTTATCCCGAACTGGAAAGAAACTTTGTCTGGCGCCTGGTCGGTACGCCTTCTGGTGTTAGCGGCCTTTGTGTCTGTTCTGCCCTTGTTCATCTCGCTGGTGACTCCGGCCATGCTCGGGCTTGACCCGCTGGTTTTTGCAATCATTGCAGCGTTGGTGAACATGCTGGCGATCTTTGCGCGTGTGCTGGTTCAACCGTCATCCGGGTTGTGGCGGCAGTTCTGGCGCGATGAAAGCGGGGCGATCCGCAAGCGACACATTGGTGTTGCCGCTGGCGTCCTGGCTCTTGGTATTCCGCTCACGGCTCAGTGGGAAGGCAAAGAAAACACGGCCTACTGGGACAGTCACGGAGCTGTCTGGACGGTCTGTTTTGGTGAAACCAGGGGGGTGGAGCAGGGGGACCGCTACTCGGACGCGGAATGCACCAGCATGCTCAAGAAGCGGTGGACAGAGTTTCACGCCGGAATGTCGGATTGCGTCGATGGCTTCACGGATGCCCCAGCAGGGGTGCAGGCGTCTGTGACGTCCTGGGCCTACAATGTCGGAACGGGTGCCGCTTGCGGGTCTACTCTTGCTAAGCACCTCCGCGCCCGCCGCTACAACGCTGCCTGCAATGAGCTGCCGCGCTGGAACCTGGCGGGGGGCAGGGTTCTCAGGGGGCTGGTGAACAGGCGCCAGTCAGAGCGCATCATGTGCCTGAAAGCTCTGGGGGCGGCGTAG